From a single Mus caroli chromosome X, CAROLI_EIJ_v1.1, whole genome shotgun sequence genomic region:
- the Gpr34 gene encoding probable G-protein coupled receptor 34 yields the protein MTTTSVDSWLCSTHGMHFITNYSDQASQNFSGVPNVTSCPMDEKLLSTVLTTFYSVIFLVGLVGNIIALYVFLGIHRKRNSIQIYLLNVAVADLLLIFCLPFRIMYHINQNKWTLGVILCKVVGTLFYMNMYISIILLGFISLDRYIKINRSIQQRRAITTKQSIYVCCIVWTVALAGFLTMIILTLKKGGHNSTMCFHYRDRHNAKGEAIFNFVLVVMFWLIFLLIILSYIKIGKNLLRISKRRSKFPNSGKYATTARNSFIVLIIFTICFVPYHAFRFIYISSQLNVSSCYWKEIIHKTNEIMLVFSSFNSCLDPVMYFLMSSNIRKIMCQLLFRRFQSEASRSESTSEFKPGHSLHDLSVTVKMPQYSTKGN from the coding sequence ATGACTACTACTTCAGTTGACAGCTGGCTTTGCTCCACTCATGGAATGCACTTTATAACTAATTACAGTGACCAAGCCTCACAAAATTTCTCAGGAGTGCCAAATGTCACTAGCTGTCCAATGGATGAAAAATTACTATCTACTGTGTTAACAACCTTCTACTCTGTTATATTCCTCGTGGGACTGGTTGGAAACATCATTGCCCTCTATGTATTTCTGGGCATTCACCGTAAAAGAAATTCCATTCAAATTTATCTACTTAATGTGGCTGTTGCAGACCTTCTACTCATCTTCTGCCTCCCTTTCCGCATAATGTATCACATCAACCAAAACAAGTGGACACTAGGTGTGATTCTTTGCAAAGTTGTGGGGACACTATTTTACATGAACATGTACATTAGCATTATTTTGCTTGGGTTTATCAGTTTGGATCGCTATATAAAAATCAATCGGTCTATACAACAAAGAAGGGCAATAACCACCAAGCAAAGTATTTATGTTTGCTGTATAGTATGGACGGTTGCTCTTGCTGGATTTTTAACTATGATCATTTTGACACTGAAGAAGGGAGGTCATAATTCCACAATGTGTTTCCATTACAGAGATAGACATAATGCAAAGGGAGAAGCAATTTTTAACTTTGTTCTTGTAGTAATGTTCTGGCTTATTTTCCTACTGATAATCCTCTCATATATTAAGATTGGCAAGAATCTACTGAGGATTTCTAAACGGAGGTCGAAATTTCCAAACTCTGGCAAATATGCTACAACAGCCCGGAACTCCTTTATTGTActgatcatttttactatatgCTTTGTGCCTTACCATGCCTTTcgattcatttacatttcttcacAGCTAAATGTGTCCTCTTGTTACTGGAAGGAAATCATTCACAAAACTAACGAAATCATGCTGGTTTTCTCCTCTTTCAACAGTTGCCTGGATCCTGTCATGTATTTCCTGATGTCCAGTAATATTCGCAAAATCATGTGTCAACTTCTTTTTAGAAGGTTCCAAAGTGAAGCAAGCAGAAGTGAAAGCACTTCAGAATTTAAGCCAGGACATTCCCTGCATGATCTGTCCGTGACAGTcaaaatgccccagtacagcacTAAGGGTAACTGA